From the genome of Leptolyngbya iicbica LK, one region includes:
- a CDS encoding U32 family peptidase: MPSFQTPASTQPASAIALPELLAPAGNWDCAKAAVENGADAIYFGLDRFNARMRANNFTEADLPELMAFLHRRGVKGYITLNTLIFTAELPEIEQYLRTVIAAGVDAAIVQDIGLCRLIRALSPDFPIHASTQMTVTSAAGVAFAQGLGCQLVVLARETSIKEINRIQQQLSDRAIAMPLEVFVHGALCVAYSGQCLTSEALGGRSANRGECAQACRMTYDLIADGQPVDVGDRQYLLSPQDLSGLPVLTDLIAAGVSCLKIEGRLKAPEYVANVTQVYRRALDQVAAQLAIATATPQRYVPTDDERYRLEMAFSRGLYTGWFEGIDNQALVHARFGKKRGVLLGQVKSIKPDGITLELQAPVKPGDGVVFDNGHPAAKEEGGRVYGVQRQGRTTLLTFGRRDVNLNRLNVGDYVWKTSDPELDKTVRQSYAGETPQFQQPITVEIYGAVDEPLTAIARDPQGHIAQAESAMPLVSAHSQPLTTDKLTQQFSRLGNTPFRLDALTNHVEGDVMLPVSELNRLRRSLVESLETQRSRPRIWQLAEPAQLPTLLPEPEQPPTRQPELIALVRNQAQLAAAIATEVSTFYCELENPAAYKDLVEWFRHNRRTEAQTIWVAPPRITKPLENYILEQVARSQADGYLIRNYDHLAWFRDLPCIGDFSLNVANPLTAAYFKAQYGLERLTASYDLNIDQLESLLQGSPAHWYEITLHQHMPMFHMEHCVFCAFLSDGKDFRDCGRPCETQTVTLRDRTGTEHVLQADAGCRNTLYNGVAQTGAEYAQRLITAGARQFRIEFLNESPQQVSQTLRHYQQLLSGELSGAKLWKKLQLQSKLGVTRGPMDKDQR, translated from the coding sequence ATGCCATCTTTTCAGACACCCGCTTCCACCCAGCCAGCATCCGCGATCGCCTTGCCCGAACTGCTCGCCCCAGCAGGCAATTGGGACTGTGCCAAAGCGGCGGTAGAAAATGGGGCCGATGCCATTTATTTCGGTCTTGATCGCTTCAATGCGCGGATGCGGGCCAACAACTTTACCGAAGCGGACTTGCCCGAACTCATGGCCTTTCTGCATCGCCGGGGCGTGAAGGGCTACATCACGTTAAACACCCTCATCTTTACGGCAGAACTGCCCGAAATCGAGCAGTATTTGCGGACGGTGATCGCGGCTGGGGTGGATGCGGCGATCGTTCAGGATATTGGTCTCTGTCGGTTGATTCGCGCGCTGTCGCCCGACTTTCCGATTCACGCCTCGACCCAGATGACGGTCACCAGTGCCGCCGGAGTCGCCTTTGCCCAGGGGCTGGGCTGCCAGCTTGTCGTCCTTGCCCGCGAAACGTCGATCAAAGAAATCAATCGCATTCAGCAGCAGTTGAGCGATCGCGCCATCGCCATGCCGCTTGAAGTCTTTGTCCACGGGGCGTTGTGTGTTGCGTACTCGGGTCAGTGCCTCACCAGTGAGGCGTTGGGCGGGCGATCGGCCAATCGCGGCGAATGTGCCCAAGCCTGCCGCATGACCTACGACCTGATCGCCGATGGCCAGCCAGTGGACGTGGGCGATCGCCAATATCTGCTCAGTCCCCAAGATTTGTCGGGCCTCCCCGTGCTTACCGACCTGATCGCGGCAGGCGTCTCTTGTCTCAAGATCGAAGGTCGGCTGAAAGCGCCCGAATATGTGGCTAACGTCACCCAGGTCTATCGCCGGGCACTGGATCAGGTCGCGGCGCAGTTAGCGATCGCAACGGCCACGCCTCAACGCTATGTCCCCACCGACGACGAGCGCTATCGTCTGGAAATGGCTTTTTCTCGCGGGCTCTACACCGGCTGGTTTGAGGGCATCGATAATCAAGCCCTCGTTCATGCCCGCTTTGGCAAAAAGCGCGGTGTCTTGCTCGGCCAGGTCAAAAGCATCAAGCCCGACGGCATCACGCTCGAACTCCAAGCGCCGGTCAAGCCGGGTGACGGCGTGGTGTTTGACAATGGCCATCCTGCTGCGAAGGAAGAAGGCGGGCGCGTGTATGGGGTGCAGCGCCAGGGCCGCACTACATTGCTGACCTTTGGCCGCCGCGATGTGAATCTGAATCGCCTCAACGTGGGGGATTACGTGTGGAAAACCAGCGATCCCGAGTTGGATAAAACGGTGCGCCAAAGCTACGCCGGGGAGACGCCTCAATTCCAGCAGCCCATCACGGTCGAAATTTATGGCGCGGTGGATGAACCGCTGACGGCGATCGCCCGCGATCCCCAAGGTCACATCGCCCAGGCTGAGTCCGCCATGCCACTGGTCAGTGCCCATAGCCAACCCCTCACCACTGACAAACTCACCCAGCAATTCAGTCGCTTGGGCAATACCCCGTTCCGCCTAGACGCCCTCACCAATCATGTTGAAGGCGACGTGATGCTGCCCGTCAGTGAACTCAATCGGCTGCGGCGATCGCTGGTAGAGTCTCTGGAAACTCAGCGATCTCGTCCCCGGATCTGGCAACTCGCCGAGCCGGCCCAGTTACCGACCCTGTTGCCCGAGCCGGAGCAACCCCCGACCCGTCAGCCGGAACTGATTGCCTTGGTGCGCAACCAAGCCCAACTGGCCGCCGCGATCGCCACCGAAGTTTCCACCTTTTACTGCGAACTCGAAAATCCTGCCGCCTACAAAGACCTGGTGGAATGGTTCCGCCATAACCGTCGCACCGAGGCGCAAACGATCTGGGTCGCCCCGCCCCGCATCACTAAACCGCTGGAAAACTACATTTTGGAACAGGTCGCGCGATCGCAGGCCGACGGCTATCTCATTCGCAATTACGATCACCTTGCCTGGTTCCGCGATCTTCCCTGCATCGGCGACTTCTCGCTCAATGTGGCGAATCCCCTCACCGCCGCCTATTTCAAAGCGCAGTACGGGCTGGAACGGCTGACCGCTTCCTACGACCTGAATATTGACCAGCTCGAATCGCTACTCCAGGGCAGTCCTGCCCACTGGTACGAAATCACCCTGCACCAGCACATGCCGATGTTTCATATGGAGCACTGCGTCTTCTGCGCGTTCCTCTCTGACGGCAAGGACTTTCGCGACTGTGGTCGCCCCTGCGAAACGCAGACCGTGACGTTGCGCGATCGCACCGGCACCGAACACGTTTTGCAAGCCGACGCGGGCTGCCGCAATACCCTTTACAACGGCGTCGCCCAAACCGGAGCCGAATACGCTCAACGCCTGATCACAGCCGGGGCGCGACAGTTTCGCATCGAGTTCCTCAACGAGTCGCCCCAGCAAGTCTCGCAAACCCTACGCCATTATCAACAGCTACTCTCCGGCGAGTTATCCGGTGCCAAACTCTGGAAAAAACTGCAACTGCAAAGCAAACTCGGCGTTACCCGTGGCCCGATGGACAAAGACCAGCGTTAG
- a CDS encoding putative bifunctional diguanylate cyclase/phosphodiesterase: MPRLATFLQQVRSRVSRRGQAPQSPRVVPQIFWAALRSVLISSTVVVGVCGVAQRAGWLEPLELAMYDQWVRSRSALPPDERLLIIGIEEADIRRYGWPLSDEVLADALNRLQTVNPSVIGLDIYRDLPVTPGEAALVEALAATNVIAITNQAFAIPPPPTVPPERVGFNDFTLDTDGVLRRNLLQVGDGADPYFSFAQQVSRLHLAQQGKTFDYTSQALIWDEVVLERLQRTDGGYQTADVRGYQILLDYRGAEAIAPTLTLHELLTTPPAALPDLTDRVVLIGSVAPSLKDFLPTPYSAVQQESFQMSGVMVHAQMVSQVLDVVAGTRPQFRYWPQWLEVLWLWAWAIAGSLLAWRLRRPIVLTIVALGGISVIVLTSATLFTIHVWIPVVGPVLAFVGALGLAMTHRVFYTTSHDALTGALNQSSLTAYLRRSLKQRQRQHQPQPLGLLYVHLDQLGLVNSSLGQTTGNYMWLELMSRLRSRLPKTARIARIDEDDCAIALPAFDKAALETLANQLRDDVAQPIVIPPQQSVVTDTNIGIAITQPDYVHTAENLMRDAHTAMFRARSLGQTQYQVFATGMLEANVQRFALEGELRQGLANQQFELYYQPIVSLKSDRIAGFEALIRWQHPQRGFISPGMFVPLAEETGLIIPLGKWICETACQQAYVWKQQFPDWPLLISINLSGRQFEQPDLVEQLAAIMHDRQLYGLTFKLEVTESMVMGDVEAAIDLMFKLRSLGCKLSLDDFGTGYSSLSYLRRFPIDTLKVDQSFVRNMHSAEDFAIVRTIVDLAHTLGMDVIAEGVETLEDVAALRSLGAEYGQGYYWAKPLAAAAATEFLAQSFQ, translated from the coding sequence TTGCCTCGACTGGCAACTTTTTTACAACAGGTGCGATCGCGGGTGAGTCGTCGGGGACAAGCGCCGCAATCGCCTCGCGTTGTGCCGCAAATCTTTTGGGCCGCATTACGCTCGGTGCTGATTTCTAGCACGGTGGTAGTCGGCGTGTGCGGGGTCGCCCAGCGCGCCGGCTGGCTAGAACCGCTGGAACTCGCGATGTACGACCAATGGGTGCGATCGCGATCGGCCCTGCCCCCGGATGAGCGGCTGCTCATCATCGGGATCGAAGAAGCCGACATTCGCCGCTATGGTTGGCCGCTCAGCGATGAAGTATTGGCTGATGCGCTCAACCGGCTGCAGACGGTCAATCCCAGCGTCATCGGACTCGATATCTATCGCGACTTGCCAGTGACACCAGGCGAAGCAGCCCTGGTTGAGGCATTAGCGGCGACTAATGTCATTGCCATTACTAACCAGGCGTTTGCGATTCCGCCCCCGCCGACGGTGCCCCCAGAGCGAGTCGGATTTAATGACTTTACCCTCGACACCGATGGCGTGCTACGGCGCAACTTATTGCAGGTGGGTGATGGCGCCGACCCTTACTTTTCGTTTGCACAACAGGTCAGCCGCTTACATTTAGCCCAGCAGGGCAAGACGTTCGACTACACATCTCAGGCCCTAATTTGGGATGAGGTGGTTTTAGAGCGCTTGCAACGCACGGATGGCGGCTATCAAACCGCCGATGTGCGGGGTTACCAAATTTTGTTGGACTATCGGGGTGCTGAGGCGATCGCCCCCACCCTGACCCTGCATGAACTGCTGACTACCCCCCCGGCTGCGCTCCCCGACCTTACGGACCGGGTGGTGTTGATTGGCAGTGTCGCCCCTAGTCTCAAAGACTTTTTGCCCACCCCTTACAGCGCCGTGCAGCAAGAGTCCTTTCAAATGTCGGGGGTGATGGTGCATGCCCAGATGGTCAGCCAGGTACTGGATGTAGTCGCCGGTACGCGCCCCCAGTTTCGTTACTGGCCACAATGGCTAGAGGTGCTGTGGCTCTGGGCTTGGGCGATCGCGGGTAGCCTGTTGGCGTGGCGATTACGGCGACCGATTGTGTTAACCATCGTCGCGCTGGGCGGCATCAGTGTGATTGTGCTCACCAGTGCCACTTTGTTCACAATCCACGTGTGGATTCCGGTGGTGGGGCCGGTGCTGGCATTTGTCGGGGCGTTGGGCTTGGCCATGACCCACCGGGTGTTTTACACCACCTCGCACGACGCTTTGACGGGTGCCCTAAACCAAAGTTCTCTGACGGCTTACCTGCGGCGATCTCTGAAACAGCGTCAACGGCAGCACCAACCACAACCGCTGGGCCTCTTATACGTGCATCTCGATCAGTTGGGCCTGGTCAATAGCAGCCTGGGCCAAACAACGGGCAATTACATGTGGCTGGAACTCATGTCACGACTGCGATCGCGGCTGCCCAAGACGGCCCGCATTGCCCGCATTGATGAAGACGATTGTGCGATCGCCCTTCCCGCTTTCGATAAAGCCGCCCTGGAAACCCTGGCGAACCAACTGCGGGACGATGTCGCCCAGCCGATCGTCATTCCCCCGCAACAGTCAGTGGTGACCGACACCAATATCGGCATTGCTATTACCCAGCCCGACTACGTTCACACCGCCGAAAACCTCATGCGCGATGCCCATACCGCCATGTTTCGCGCTCGTTCGCTCGGCCAAACCCAATATCAAGTGTTTGCCACTGGCATGTTAGAAGCCAATGTGCAGCGCTTTGCCCTAGAGGGGGAACTGCGTCAGGGGCTGGCGAACCAACAGTTTGAACTGTATTACCAGCCCATCGTCTCTCTAAAAAGCGATCGCATCGCCGGGTTCGAGGCCCTCATTCGCTGGCAACATCCTCAACGAGGCTTCATCTCGCCGGGCATGTTTGTTCCCCTCGCCGAAGAAACGGGCTTGATCATTCCTCTCGGCAAGTGGATTTGTGAAACCGCCTGCCAACAAGCCTACGTTTGGAAACAACAATTTCCCGACTGGCCCCTGCTCATCAGCATTAACCTCTCTGGTCGGCAGTTTGAGCAGCCCGATCTGGTGGAACAATTAGCCGCCATCATGCACGATCGCCAACTGTATGGCCTCACCTTTAAGCTCGAAGTGACCGAAAGCATGGTGATGGGCGATGTGGAAGCCGCCATTGACCTGATGTTTAAGCTGCGATCGCTCGGCTGCAAGTTGAGCCTCGATGACTTTGGCACGGGCTATTCCTCCCTCAGCTATCTGCGCCGGTTTCCCATCGATACCCTCAAGGTCGATCAATCCTTTGTGCGCAATATGCATAGTGCTGAAGACTTTGCCATTGTCCGCACCATCGTGGATCTGGCCCATACCCTCGGCATGGACGTGATTGCCGAGGGAGTCGAAACCCTTGAAGATGTGGCAGCCTTGCGATCGCTCGGCGCCGAATATGGCCAGGGCTACTACTGGGCCAAGCCACTCGCCGCCGCCGCCGCCACCGAGTTTTTGGCGCAAAGTTTTCAGTAA
- a CDS encoding Uma2 family endonuclease yields MAATLLRWTIADYHRMIEAGLLDDRRVELLNGLVLEMAPEGPDHADLSTGVAEFLITRSQGRYQVRDAKPITITETGSEPEPDIALVRRQAYRQGHPTPADVFLIIEFANSSLEKDTDEKRHAYAAAGIADYWVANLRDGVLIVYRDPQGDDYQQEQRLNDGTIAPLAFPDLIIDVRALL; encoded by the coding sequence GTGGCTGCGACTCTGCTGCGTTGGACGATCGCTGACTATCACCGCATGATTGAGGCGGGCTTGTTAGACGATCGCCGCGTTGAGTTACTGAATGGATTGGTTCTGGAAATGGCTCCCGAAGGCCCAGATCATGCGGATCTCTCAACGGGGGTGGCGGAGTTTTTGATCACGCGATCGCAGGGGCGTTACCAAGTGAGGGACGCCAAACCGATCACCATCACGGAGACCGGAAGCGAGCCTGAGCCTGACATTGCCTTGGTGCGGCGACAAGCGTATCGCCAAGGACATCCCACGCCTGCTGATGTGTTTTTAATTATTGAATTCGCCAACTCGTCGCTGGAAAAAGATACCGATGAGAAGCGGCACGCCTATGCGGCTGCTGGGATTGCCGACTATTGGGTGGCTAATCTGCGGGATGGCGTACTGATTGTGTATCGCGATCCCCAGGGGGATGATTATCAGCAAGAGCAACGCTTGAACGACGGCACCATCGCGCCGCTAGCATTTCCAGACCTTATTATTGACGTTCGAGCCTTGCTGTAG